Genomic window (Terriglobales bacterium):
ACGAGATGGTCACGGGCGAAAAGCCCTTTCATGGCGATAGCGATTTCTCCATCATGGCCGCGCAGATTAACCAGCCGCCGACGCCACCGGTGAATTTGCAGCCTGGACTTCCCAAATTGGTGAATGACATCATTCTCCAGTCGATCGCCAAGGCCCCGGAGCAGCGCTTCCAGTCCGCGGACGCATTTCGCCAGGCTGTGAAGCAAGCTGGGCGCGACATGCAGAACGAAGTGACGTTAGTGCGGGGCTCGCAGGAGATTCCTGCGAACGCCGTGGCTCCACTGTCCAACCATGATGCGATAACAGCAGTGCGGGGCTCGCAAGAGATTTTTCTGAGCGGCACGAAGGCTACACCGGCGGCCGCTCGTACGGCGCCAGCCGTGACCGCCAGGCAGCAGACCCCGGAACCGCCCGCGGCCCAGCCGATGCCCACTCCTCCACCGCAACCCACTGGCACTGGTCATCGCGGCTTATACATGGCATTGGGAGCATTGGTGGTGGTCATTGTTCTGGTTGCGGCCGGCTTGTATGTACCGAGGTGGAAGAAGGCTTCCGCTGCCAACGCGCAGGACTCTGGAACTCAGCAGGTATCCACGACGACAAGCTCACCGCCAACTACAAGTTCACAGCCGCAGCAGCCGGCTGCTTCTGACAATCATGCGACAGAGCCCAACCCTGGCGAGGTCAACAGCAATGGCAATGGCGAGGTCGTTGGCGCGCAGAGCGCTGGCTCGCAGAGAAAGAAGCCATTCGCCGGTAACGCTAGCCTCGCGCCCAGCAATGGCGGAGCCGCCAGCTCCCAGCCACCGCCGGATACGGCGGAATTAGACGCCATCGAGCACGAAATTGATCAGCTCTCGAGCCGCGCTGCTGCCGTGGATAGCAGCCTCGATAATCTGCAGCGTCAGCAGCAAGCCGCGGGCTATGGACTGCGCGGCGACATCGCTTCCAAACAGGCCAGCATGAAAATGAATCTAGCGAAGGCCCAGGATGCGATCAACCATAACGACGCAGAGCGCGCAAAGAGATACGCAAAAATGACTGACGCTGACGTCGAAGCGCTCGAGAAGTTTTTAGGGCGATAACTGTTAGGAATTAAACCGCAGAGGACGCTGAGGCATTAATGTCTTTGCATGGATTGTCCCACAGGCCGCGCCTCACCAAGTCTTAACCACTTCTAGATATTGATTCTCCTTTCGTAAAACTTAGGAATGCTTGACAAAGACATTCCATGGCATTATACATAGCAATACAAGGTATATGGTCTTGCTTAGGAATACCAAAGCCGAGCCCGACGAGAAGTGGGAGGCACAGCTTCGCAAAGGCTGCCTGGAGCTGGCTATTCTGGCTAGCTTGTGGGAGAAGCGGCTCTACGGCCTGGAAATCCTGCGCGTGCTGGAAGAAGACTCAAAGCTGGTACTGGCTGAAGGCACGGTGTATCCCATTTTGGGGCGCCTTAAGGAAGAAGGGTTGCTGCAGTCAGAGTGGGTCGAGGCTGACGCAGGTCATCCGCGTAAATACTATTGGTTAACCGCAGCCGGTCGCCAGAAGGCAGCCACGATGGCGCAGTTTTGGAATGGCTTTGCAGCCAACTTA
Coding sequences:
- a CDS encoding PadR family transcriptional regulator, with the protein product MVLLRNTKAEPDEKWEAQLRKGCLELAILASLWEKRLYGLEILRVLEEDSKLVLAEGTVYPILGRLKEEGLLQSEWVEADAGHPRKYYWLTAAGRQKAATMAQFWNGFAANLTRLLKPVLNGR
- a CDS encoding serine/threonine-protein kinase, giving the protein MSDPVTKRLGDYEILSTLGSGGMGRVYKVRNVITDRVEAMKVLLPDLQGHEDVAARFLREIKVLAALKHPNIAALLTALTIENQLVMIMEYVEGQSLSSRLNQGAIPAGEALKYVDQVLDALSYAHKQHVIHRDIKPANMMLTPEGTVKLMDFGIARSGTEPRKLTATGSTLGSLSYMSPEQVKGEAADERSDLYSLGISLYEMVTGEKPFHGDSDFSIMAAQINQPPTPPVNLQPGLPKLVNDIILQSIAKAPEQRFQSADAFRQAVKQAGRDMQNEVTLVRGSQEIPANAVAPLSNHDAITAVRGSQEIFLSGTKATPAAARTAPAVTARQQTPEPPAAQPMPTPPPQPTGTGHRGLYMALGALVVVIVLVAAGLYVPRWKKASAANAQDSGTQQVSTTTSSPPTTSSQPQQPAASDNHATEPNPGEVNSNGNGEVVGAQSAGSQRKKPFAGNASLAPSNGGAASSQPPPDTAELDAIEHEIDQLSSRAAAVDSSLDNLQRQQQAAGYGLRGDIASKQASMKMNLAKAQDAINHNDAERAKRYAKMTDADVEALEKFLGR